In a single window of the Melanotaenia boesemani isolate fMelBoe1 chromosome 22, fMelBoe1.pri, whole genome shotgun sequence genome:
- the col10a1b gene encoding collagen alpha-1(X) chain, giving the protein MDLRVTSLLLVLLALAEATPERYYSPKVKKTPYQAPVKSQPVKGHPGPAGAPGKPGPMGPPGPPGENGVGHTGPRGPPGPPGAPGHSQVGKPGTPGGPGKPGAPGIPGDRGAPGATGPMGARGPTGPSGTPGPAGLSAVGKSGPAGLPGAMGPRGEPGLKGHPGIPGIPGLKGERGIGVPGVQGPAGPVGPMGPSGMPGKAGVGQPGTPGYPGEPGKAGTPGRDGAPGPAGPSGLKGHTGPPGIGAPGKAGQNGTPGMTGPTGPKGPQGPAGQPGSPGMPGVGKTGEPGIPGSRGAPGTPGTTGQKGEPGPTGFTGQPGGPGPIGPAGPQGARGFQGEPGPVGPKGDIGMVGAPGPRGTKGEQGAHGLTGKPGTPGAVGPPGIPGHNGAQGPKGSQGAAGFPGSPGANGLPGAKGHTGPSGAPGKSGESGMPGPMGPIGPTGPSGLPGHKGHPGAPGKPGQPGPASIAVAGPMGAPGLPGERGQDGRPGPAGPPGLPGPPGEVVYHHEKSMPVKSHEVVVPHEMMKAPMSAFSAMLTTAYPSAGAPIAFSQVLYNGENHYDPSTGVFTCQIPGLYYFSFHIHVNGANALVALYQNDQPLVFIYDEYNQGFLDQMAGSAVLMLYTGDRVYVQIPDEESSGVFAADNVHCGFSGFLIAST; this is encoded by the exons ATGGACTTGAGGGTAACGAGCCTCCTTCTTGTCCTCCTGGCCTTGGCTGAGGCGACCCCTGAAAGGTACTATAGCCCCAAAGTGAAAAAGACTCCGTACCAAGCCCCCGTCAAGAGCCAGC CTGTCAAAGGACACCCAGGACCAGCGGGTGCTCCTGGTAAGCCAGGACCAATGGGACCGCCCGGGCCTCCTGGAGAAAATGGCGTTGGACACACAGGACCAAGGGGCCCTCCAGGACCTCCTGGAGCACCTGGCCACTCCCAAGTAGGTAAACCTGGTACCCCAGGTGGCCCTGGAAAACCAGGTGCTCCTGGCATTCCTGGAGACAGAGGTGCCCCCGGTGCAACTGGACCAATGGGTGCTCGAGGACCCACAGGTCCATCAGGAACCCCTGGACCTGCTGGACTTTCTGCTGTTGGAAAATCTGGAccagctggactccctggtgcaATGGGTCCAAGAGGAGAGCCTGGCTTGAAGGGACACCCCGGTATCCCTGGTATTCCTGGtctcaaaggagaaagaggCATTGGTGTTCCGGGTGTACAAGGACCAGCAGGTCCAGTGGGGCCAATGGGCCCAAGTGGTATGCCTGGCAAAGCAGGAGTTGGTCAGCCTGGTACCCCTGGCTATCCTGGGGAACCCGGTAAGGCTGGTACACCAGGAAGAGATGGAGCTCCTGGGCCAGCAGGTCCATCAGGGTTGAAGGGTCATACTGGGCCTCCAGGCATAGGAGCACCAGGAAAGGCAGGCCAGAATGGTACCCCAGGTATGACTGGACCTACTGGGCCTAAGGGTCCACAGGGTCCTGCTGGTCAGCCAGGCTCCCCTGGCATGCCAGGTGTTGGGAAAACTGGTGAACCAGGAATTCCAGGAAGCAGAGGAGCCCCCGGTACTCCAGGAACTACTGGTCAGAAGGGAGAGCCAGGCCCAACTGGATTTACCGGTCAGCCTGGTGGTCCTGGTCCTATTGGCCCAGCTGGGCCACAGGGTGCAAGAGGATTCCAGGGTGAGCCAGGTCCTGTAGGACCCAAAGGTGATATTGGAATGGTAGGTGCACCAGGGCCAAGAGGAACCAAAGGTGAGCAGGGAGCTCATGGTTTAACTGGAAAACCAGGTACTCCCGGAGCAGTAGGTCCCCCAGGAATTCCAGGTCATAATGGTGCTCAGGGACCAAAGGGTTCACAAGGTGCTGCTGGCTTCCCAGGATCTCCTGGGGCAAATGGACTGCCTGGAGCAAAAGGACACACAGGTCCCTCTGGAGCACCAGGTAAAAGTGGTGAATCTGGAATGCCAGGACCTATGGGACCAATTGGTCCCACTGGTCCATCAGGCCTCCCTGGACACAAGGGCCATCCAGGTGCTCCTGGTAAACCTGGTCAACCTGGCCCAGCATCTATAGCAGTTGCTGGTCCTATGGGTGCTCCTGGACTTCCAGGTGAGAGAGGTCAAGATGGTCGCCCTGGGCCTGCTGGTCCACCTGGTCTACCTGGTCCACCAGGAGAGGTGGTCTACCACCATGAGAAGAGCATGCCAGTCAAGTCCCATGAGGTTGTAGTGCCCCATGAAATGATGAAGGCTCCCATGTCTGCCTTTAGTGCCATGCTAACCACCGCCTATCCTTCAGCTGGAGCCCCTATCGCATTCAGCCAGGTTTTGTACAACGGGGAAAACCATTACGACCCCAGCACAGGTGTGTTCACCTGCCAGATCCCAGGCCTGTACTATTTCAGCTTCCATATTCATGTCAATGGTGCCAATGCACTGGTGGCCCTTTACCAAAACGACCAGCCTCTTGTCTTCATCTATGACGAGTACAACCAGGGCTTCCTAGACCAGATGGCAGGCAGTGCTGTCCTCATGCTGTATACAGGCGACAGAGTCTATGTCCAGATCCCCGATGAGGAGAGCAGTGGTGTATTTGCTGCAGACAATGTTCACTGCGGTTTCTCTGGGTTCTTAATTGCCTCAACGTGA